The Plectropomus leopardus isolate mb chromosome 15, YSFRI_Pleo_2.0, whole genome shotgun sequence genome has a segment encoding these proteins:
- the LOC121954539 gene encoding cytochrome c oxidase assembly protein COX20, mitochondrial has protein sequence MAGEEQGSGSKGFRLLGILDVQNTPCARDAVLHGAGGSIAAGLLHFLATSRVKRSFDVGFAGFMLTTLGSWFYCRMNNAKLRVQQRMIQDGIKNKVVYEGSGIDPTNKPAAETSSGPS, from the exons ATGGCGGGAGAAGAGCAGGGGAGCGGGAGTAAG GGTTTCAGGCTGTTGGGGATTTTGGATGTTCAGAACACGCCGTGTGCCAGAGACGCCGTCCTGCACGGAGCGGGCGGCTCAATAGCTGCTGGCCTGCTGCACTTTCTGGCAACTA GTCGTGTGAAGAGGTCTTTTGACGTGGGATTTGCAGGATTTATGCTCACCACACTCGGGTCCTG GTTTTACTGCAGGATGAACAACGCTAAGCTGCGCGTGCAGCAGAGGATGATCCAGGACGGCATCAAGAACAAGGTTGTGTATGAAGGGAGCGGTATCGACCCCACAAACAAACCTGCAGCAGAAACGTCATCAGGGCCCTCGTGA